The proteins below are encoded in one region of Paenacidovorax monticola:
- a CDS encoding ABC transporter substrate-binding protein has translation MRSLLHPFLRATALAFGLTASAMAQTAICYNCPPEWADWGSQLRAIKAKTGVTVPPDNKNSGQSLAQLVAEKARPVADVTYLGVTFAIQAQKDGVVGSYKPAAWADIPDGLKDPAGHWFTIHSGTLGFMVNVDALKGKPVPQSWADLLKPDYKGLIGYLDPASAFVGYVGAVAVNQARGGTLDNFGPGIDYFKALQKNEPIVPKQTSYARVLSGEIAILLDYDFNAYRAKYKDQANVQFVIPAEGTVVVPYVMSLVANAPHAAEGKKVLDFVLSDEGQAIWANAYLRPVRASAMPKEVQARFLPASEYARAKTVDYGKMAAAQKAFSERYLKDVQ, from the coding sequence ATGCGTTCCCTGCTTCACCCGTTCCTGCGCGCCACGGCGCTCGCCTTCGGCCTCACGGCCTCCGCCATGGCCCAGACGGCCATCTGCTACAACTGCCCGCCCGAATGGGCCGACTGGGGCAGCCAGCTGCGCGCCATCAAGGCCAAGACCGGCGTCACCGTGCCGCCCGACAACAAGAACTCGGGCCAATCGCTGGCCCAGCTCGTGGCCGAGAAGGCCCGCCCCGTGGCCGATGTGACCTACCTCGGCGTCACCTTCGCCATCCAGGCGCAGAAGGACGGCGTGGTCGGCAGCTACAAGCCCGCCGCCTGGGCCGACATTCCCGACGGCCTCAAGGACCCGGCCGGCCACTGGTTCACCATCCACTCGGGCACGCTGGGCTTCATGGTCAATGTTGACGCCCTCAAGGGCAAGCCCGTGCCCCAGTCCTGGGCCGACCTGCTCAAGCCCGACTACAAGGGCCTGATCGGCTACCTCGACCCCGCCTCGGCCTTCGTGGGCTATGTGGGTGCCGTGGCCGTGAACCAGGCACGCGGCGGCACGCTCGACAACTTCGGCCCGGGCATCGACTACTTCAAGGCGCTGCAGAAGAACGAGCCCATCGTGCCCAAGCAGACCTCGTACGCGCGCGTGCTCTCGGGCGAGATCGCGATCCTGCTCGACTACGACTTCAACGCCTACCGCGCCAAGTACAAGGACCAGGCCAACGTGCAGTTCGTGATCCCCGCCGAAGGCACCGTGGTCGTGCCCTATGTGATGAGCCTGGTGGCCAACGCGCCGCATGCGGCCGAGGGCAAGAAGGTGCTGGACTTCGTGCTCTCCGACGAGGGCCAGGCCATCTGGGCCAACGCCTACCTGCGCCCCGTGCGCGCCAGCGCCATGCCCAAGGAGGTGCAGGCGCGCTTCCTGCCCGCGAGCGAGTATGCGCGCGCCAAGACGGTGGACTACGGCAAGATGGCCGCCGCGCAGAAGGCGTTCTCCGAGCGCTACCTGAAGGACGTGCAGTAA
- a CDS encoding ABC transporter permease, producing MRSGFAPSRTLLLACAAPAAAFFAAFWLLPVAQLLALPAGKGWATYFAVLTHGRYLQSLLQTLGLSVAVTLATLVLGALVGITLARQRFRGRRLLLSLLTLPLSFPGVIIGFFMILLGGRQGVVADLSSRLGGDRITFAYGLTGLFLAYLYFSLPRAVATYTAAAEAMDAQLEEAARSLGASRWRVARDVWMPELAPTTLACGAIVFATAMGAFGTAFTLASKFEVLPITIYNEFTNYANFALAASLSIALGLITWLVLWVSRRVAGKEAF from the coding sequence ATGCGTTCCGGCTTCGCTCCCTCCCGCACGCTGCTGCTGGCCTGCGCCGCACCGGCGGCGGCCTTCTTCGCCGCGTTCTGGCTGCTGCCCGTGGCACAGCTGCTCGCGCTGCCCGCCGGCAAAGGCTGGGCCACCTACTTCGCCGTGCTCACGCACGGCCGCTACCTGCAGAGCCTGCTGCAGACGCTGGGCCTCTCGGTCGCAGTGACGCTGGCCACGCTGGTGCTGGGCGCGCTCGTGGGCATCACGCTGGCGCGCCAGCGCTTTCGCGGGCGCCGGCTGCTGCTGTCGCTGCTCACGCTGCCGCTGTCGTTTCCGGGCGTCATCATCGGCTTCTTCATGATCCTTCTGGGCGGGCGCCAGGGCGTGGTGGCCGATCTCTCGTCGCGTCTGGGCGGCGACCGCATCACCTTCGCCTACGGGCTCACGGGCCTGTTCCTGGCCTACCTGTACTTCTCGCTGCCGCGCGCCGTCGCCACTTACACCGCAGCGGCCGAGGCCATGGACGCCCAGCTCGAAGAGGCCGCGCGCTCGCTCGGTGCCTCGCGCTGGCGCGTGGCGCGCGACGTGTGGATGCCCGAACTCGCGCCCACCACGCTGGCCTGCGGCGCCATCGTGTTCGCCACGGCCATGGGCGCCTTCGGCACGGCCTTCACGCTCGCGAGCAAGTTCGAGGTGCTGCCCATCACCATCTACAACGAGTTCACCAACTACGCCAACTTCGCGCTCGCGGCCAGCCTGTCGATCGCGCTCGGGCTCATCACCTGGCTGGTGCTGTGGGTGTCGCGCCGCGTGGCCGGCAAGGAGGCTTTCTGA
- a CDS encoding ABC transporter permease: protein MRNARQAPWPLIALTALVAVFMLAPIALSVMAGLVANYSKGLASGLTTRWLGEVWELYGGTVGWSLAIALLCVLGNLLIGVPCAYALARSRTRAAQWFEELLTLPVAVPGLASALALILAYGTLQGFRQSFAFILVGHMVFTLPFMVRTVGAAFRKDELRSLEEAARSLGASFAQRFLGVLVPAVLPAIVAGSLMVFTLSVGEFNLTWMLHTPLTRTLPVGLADSYASMRIEIGSAYTLVFLVVILPVLWGLQAIGTLIEKHHGT from the coding sequence ATGCGCAACGCACGACAGGCCCCCTGGCCGCTCATCGCGCTCACCGCGCTGGTGGCGGTCTTCATGCTCGCGCCCATCGCGCTGTCGGTGATGGCCGGGCTCGTGGCCAACTACAGCAAAGGCCTGGCGAGCGGTCTGACCACGCGCTGGCTCGGCGAGGTCTGGGAACTCTACGGCGGCACCGTCGGCTGGTCGCTGGCCATCGCACTGCTGTGCGTACTGGGCAACCTGCTGATCGGCGTGCCCTGCGCCTATGCGCTGGCGCGCAGCCGCACACGCGCCGCGCAGTGGTTCGAGGAGCTGCTGACCCTGCCCGTGGCCGTGCCGGGCCTGGCCAGCGCGCTCGCGCTCATCCTGGCCTACGGCACGCTGCAGGGCTTTCGCCAGAGCTTCGCCTTCATCCTCGTGGGCCACATGGTGTTCACACTGCCCTTCATGGTGCGCACCGTGGGCGCGGCCTTCCGCAAGGACGAGCTGCGCTCGCTCGAAGAGGCCGCGCGCTCGCTGGGCGCCAGCTTCGCGCAGCGCTTCCTCGGCGTGCTCGTGCCGGCCGTGCTGCCCGCCATCGTCGCGGGCAGCCTGATGGTGTTCACGCTCTCGGTGGGCGAGTTCAACCTCACCTGGATGCTGCACACCCCGCTCACGCGCACGCTGCCCGTGGGCCTGGCGGACAGCTACGCCTCCATGCGCATCGAGATCGGCTCGGCCTACACGCTGGTCTTCCTCGTCGTCATCCTGCCCGTGCTCTGGGGCCTGCAGGCCATCGGCACCCTCATCGAGAAACACCATGGAACTTGA
- a CDS encoding phosphodiesterase, translating into MTTTLLLQLSDLHIREPGRLAYGRIDTAPYLRQAVDSIARLPQRPDALVITGDLTDFGRAAEYDHLRALLAPLAPLPIYLMPGNHDDRDQLRASFPDHAHYLGHGGFVQYSVPVGGLQLVALDTVVPHASEGGLCAERLAWLAAELERQRHRPVVIAMHHPPFRTLIGHMDEIGLLEGADALEAIVARHPNVERVVCGHLHRSIQVRFGGSVAATVPSPAHQVCLDLAPDAASAWTLEPPGFALHALPAGGRLVSHLAASGRYDGPYPFHEEGGQLID; encoded by the coding sequence ATGACCACCACCTTGTTGCTGCAGCTCTCCGACCTGCACATCCGCGAGCCCGGCCGCCTGGCCTATGGCCGCATCGACACCGCGCCCTATCTGCGCCAGGCCGTGGACAGCATCGCGCGCCTGCCGCAGCGGCCCGACGCCCTGGTCATCACGGGCGACCTCACCGACTTCGGCCGCGCGGCCGAATACGACCACCTGCGCGCCCTGCTCGCGCCACTCGCGCCGCTGCCCATCTACCTGATGCCCGGCAACCATGACGACCGCGACCAGTTGCGCGCGAGCTTTCCAGACCACGCCCACTACCTGGGCCACGGCGGCTTCGTGCAGTACAGCGTGCCCGTGGGCGGCCTGCAGCTCGTCGCGCTCGACACCGTGGTGCCGCACGCCAGCGAGGGCGGCCTGTGCGCCGAGCGCCTCGCCTGGCTGGCCGCCGAGCTGGAGCGCCAGCGCCACCGGCCCGTGGTGATCGCCATGCACCACCCGCCGTTCCGCACGCTCATCGGCCACATGGACGAGATCGGCCTGCTCGAAGGCGCCGACGCGCTCGAGGCCATCGTGGCGCGCCACCCGAATGTGGAGCGCGTGGTCTGCGGCCACCTGCACCGCAGCATCCAGGTGCGCTTCGGCGGCAGCGTCGCGGCCACCGTGCCCTCGCCCGCGCACCAGGTGTGCCTGGACCTCGCGCCCGACGCCGCCTCGGCCTGGACGCTGGAGCCGCCGGGCTTCGCCCTCCACGCCCTGCCCGCAGGCGGGCGGCTCGTGTCGCACCTGGCCGCCAGCGGCCGCTACGACGGACCCTACCCCTTCCACGAGGAAGGCGGGCAGTTGATTGACTGA
- a CDS encoding bile acid:sodium symporter family protein → MARSRFLPDNFTLSLLTTVALASLLPASGGVARFFEGLTVAAVGLLFFLHGAKLSREAIVAGLSHWRLHLVVVASTFVLFPLLGWALRPVLQPLVTPELYLGVLFLCALPATVQSAIAFTAMARGNMPAAICSASASTLMGIVITPLLTGLLLSRAAGMQHDALDSIGRILLQLFVPFIAGHLLRPWIGGFTKRHAPVLKFVDQGSILLVVYTAFSAAVTEGLWKQMPLPALAGLVAVCAVILALALLSTTWVSRRLGFSKEDEITVVFCGSKKSLASGVPMAKVLFASHAVGAIVLPLMVFHQMQLMVCAVLAQRYARRPQAASQD, encoded by the coding sequence ATGGCCCGCTCCCGTTTCCTGCCTGACAACTTCACCCTATCGCTGCTGACCACCGTGGCGCTGGCCAGCCTGCTGCCCGCATCGGGCGGTGTGGCGCGGTTCTTCGAGGGGCTCACGGTGGCGGCCGTGGGGCTGCTGTTCTTCCTGCACGGCGCCAAGCTCTCGCGCGAGGCCATCGTTGCGGGCCTGTCGCACTGGCGGCTGCACCTCGTGGTGGTGGCCAGCACCTTCGTGCTGTTCCCGCTGCTGGGCTGGGCGCTGCGGCCCGTGCTGCAGCCGCTGGTCACGCCCGAGCTGTACCTGGGCGTGTTGTTCCTGTGCGCGCTGCCCGCCACGGTGCAGTCGGCCATCGCCTTCACGGCCATGGCCCGCGGCAACATGCCGGCGGCCATCTGCAGCGCGTCGGCCTCCACGCTGATGGGCATCGTGATCACGCCCCTGCTCACGGGGTTGCTGCTGTCACGTGCGGCGGGGATGCAGCACGATGCGCTGGACAGCATCGGGCGCATCCTGCTGCAGCTGTTCGTGCCCTTCATCGCGGGGCACCTGCTGCGCCCGTGGATCGGCGGCTTCACCAAGCGCCATGCGCCCGTGCTCAAGTTCGTGGACCAGGGCTCGATCCTGCTCGTGGTCTACACGGCCTTCAGCGCGGCCGTGACCGAGGGGCTGTGGAAGCAGATGCCGCTGCCCGCGCTGGCGGGGCTGGTCGCGGTGTGCGCGGTGATCCTTGCGCTCGCGCTGTTGTCCACCACCTGGGTGAGCCGCCGGCTGGGCTTCTCGAAGGAGGACGAGATCACGGTCGTCTTCTGTGGCTCCAAGAAGAGCCTGGCCAGCGGCGTGCCCATGGCCAAGGTGCTGTTCGCCTCGCACGCGGTGGGGGCTATCGTGCTGCCGCTGATGGTCTTCCACCAGATGCAGCTCATGGTCTGCGCCGTGCTCGCGCAGCGCTACGCGCGGCGCCCGCAGGCGGCCTCTCAGGACTGA